A stretch of DNA from Nitrospiraceae bacterium:
AAAAGCAATAGTAAGCCACATTAAAATAAATACAAATACCACTTTGCCGGCAGAATGAAATATATTGCTGTCTAGAGCAATATAAAGAATGTAAATCGGCCAGATAATATTGATAGCAGAGATAATCATGTAGAGCCATTTGAAAGGTTTCCTGAACATGCCTCCATTGTCGATAAAAGACAGGTATGGAGCAATAGCGTTAAAAAATTTGTTGTCCATAATTTCCCCTTCTTAAAAAATGTGCAATACCTCTTTAAAAAAGAGGTTTAATATCTGCTTCAGCTACTTTTCCATCTTTTCTGCAATTTCATCAGGGATGTCAAAATTTGCATAGACATTCTGCACATCGTCGTGGTCTTCGAGTAAATCCATCAGCTTTAACATCTGTTCGGCAGATTTTTCTTCGAGCACAACATAGTTTTTTGGAAGCATTGTTACTTCAGCAGATTCTATAAGAATTTTTTCTTTCTCTATGGCTTTCTTAACAGTATTCATATCCTCAGGCGCAGTAATCACTTCGTAATTTTCTTCCTGCGGATCGTTTTTCATATCCTCAGCGCCTGTATCCAGCGCAGCTGACATCAGATTGTCTTCGGATGCCTTTGATTTATTCACAAGTATGTATCCCTTTTTCTCAAACATCCATGAAACGCATCCTGTCTCGCCAATGCTCCCGCCGTATTTTGACATGATATGCCTTATCTCAGGCACAGTCCTGTTCTTATTGTCTGTCATGACCTCAATAATCATTGCAACGCCTGACGGTCCATATCCTTCATATATGAATTCTTCATATGAGACGCCTGGAAGTTCTCCAGTTCCCTTCATAATTGCTCTCTTAACATTGTCATGGGGCATATTCACTTCTTTTGCCTTTTCTATCGCAAGCCTTAATCTCGGATTGCCGTCAGCATCGCCTCCGCCAAGTCTTGCAGCAATAGTTATTTCTTTAACAATCTTGGTGAATGCCTTTCCTCTCTTTGAATCTGTATTGGCTTTCTTGTGTTTAATTTGCGACCATTTGGAATGTCCTGACATTACGCGTATACCTCCGTCTGATTTTTCAGACTATATTATAGTCTTTTATCTTTGTTAGAAGAGTCTTGTAACTCACTTTAAGAATCTCTGCTGCCTTTGTCTTGTTCCCATTTGTTTCTTTTAATGCCTTAGTTATTCTCTCTGTTTCAGCAATCCTTGTTGCTTCCTTGGAAGTCTCTTCAAGGGTTCCGCTCATTGGAAGATTAGCGAGCCTTGCATCAAGAGGAATGGGATTTAATGATATATGCTCAGGCATCACAGTTTTGCCGTCGCACAATATTATGGCACGCTCTATTGTATTTTCTAGCTCTCTTATATTCCCTTTCCATACATACTTTACAAGCATATCTAGCGCTTCACCTGAAATATTTTTGAGAGTTTTTTTCAGCTCAACGCAGTATTTTTTGATAAAAAAATCAACCAGCAAAGGAATATCTTCGGATCTTTCCCTCAATGGAGGAATCTTGACAGGGAACACGCTTAATCTGTAAAAAAGATCTTCCCTGAATGTCTTCTCATTAACGCATTTTTCAAGGTCTTTGTTGCTTGCTGCAATAATCCTGACATCTATCTTTATGGATTTTAATCCTCCGATGCGCTCTATCTCTCCTTCCTGCAGTACCCTAAGAATCTTTGCCTGCAGCGATATATCCATCTCGCCTATCTCATCAAGAAATATTGTTCCCTTGTCAGCAAGCTCAAATTTTCCGATTTTCTTGTAATCAGCTCCTGTGAATGAACCCTTCTCATGACCAAACAATTCAGATTCAATAAGTTCTCGTGGGATTGCTGAACAGTTAATAGGAACAAAGGGATATTCTATGCGCGGACTGAGATTGTGTATCGCCCTTGCAAACAATTCTTTTCCTGTTCCGCTTTCGCCAAGCACTAATACAGTTGTCTTGCTTGGAGCAACCTTCTGTATATGCTGCGCTATGTCCACTATATTTTGGCTTTTTCCTATTATTCTTTTATGCCCGAGTTTTAATGAAAACTCCTCTTTTAGAAGCATGTTCTCTGTCATCAGCCTCTGTGTTTCAAGAGAGCGCTTTATTAACAGGAGAAGATGGTCTGTATCAAAGGGTTTTGTAATAAAATCAAATGCCCCTTCTTTCATTGCAGTCACAGCAGTCTCAACAGAACCGTATGCTGTCATCACAATAACAGGAAGGAACGGATTTTCTTCTTTTGCGCTTTTCAATATCTCTATCCCGCTCTTTTTAGGAAGTTTCAGATCAGTGAGCACAAGGTCAATTCTCTCTTCTTTTATTTTCTTGATTCCTTCGCTTCCGTCTGAAGCAATAATAGTTTTATAACCTTCGGACTTAAGGGTTTCATTGAGCATCTCAGACATTGATTCTTTGTCTTCAACTATAAGAATGGTTTCCATATATCACATCTTCGCATCTTTCAGCGCATCTTTGCATCTGCAATTTCTTTTTTTTGGAATAAGAGAAACCGCCTCTTTTAAAATCTTCTTAACTTTTTCAGAAGATGCCTGCATTGTATCAACAACTTCCTTAGTGGTAAGGGTTTTTTTTGAAATTCCTGCGGCATAGTTAGTAATAACAGCAATCCCTGAAAAACATATTCCAAGTTCTCGTGCAAGTACTGCCTCAGGCATTCCTGTCATTCCAATAACATCAGAGCCTAATATTGAAAATGCCCTTATCTCTGCCGCTGTCTCAAGCCGCGGTCCATTGGAGCACATATAAGTTGCGCCTGGTTTTATCGGAATCTTTGTCTTTTCTCCTGCGTCTTTTATTGCGCCTCGCATCTCAAGACAATACGGCTCTGTAAAATCAACATGAATGATCTCTTCCTTGTCATAAAATGTGGATTCCCTTCCTGATGTCATATCAATGATCTGGCTCAACACAACAATATCTCCCGGAGACATGTCTGGGTTTATTCCTCCAACAGCATTCACTGATATTATTCTCTCTGCTCCAAGTTCTTTGAAACCCCAGAGATTAGCCCTGTAATTAATCTTGTGTGGTGCGATGTGGTGAGAAGTCCCGTGTCTTGGAAGAAAAACAAGTTCGACACCTGATATTTCTCCAATTCTATAAAGGTCGGATGGCTCTCCGTATGGCGTTGAAATTTTTTTGCTGTCTTTGATAATAATGCCTTTTATCTCATGAACACCGCTTCCGCCTATTACGCCTATCATCCGAGCTATTCTCCCTTTTGCTTTAATTATCGATGAAATTTTACCATATGAGAAAGATATTTGGCTCTAGTAAAACTTTCTTTGATGTTATAATAGTGTTTCAAAAGGTAATAATTATGCTCGATAATGACCTCCTGTTAAAGATTCTGAAAAAAACTCTCTCTTGCGGCGGAGAGTATGCTGATGTTTTTGTTGAAAACAGGAAACCGGTCTCAATACAGCTTGAGGATAATAAGATTGATAAGATTTTCTCAGGACAGGATTCAGGAGCCGGAATACGGCTAATTCTAAAAGGCAAAACTTATTATGCATATACCAATGAGATGTCTGAAAAAACACTCATGGAGCTTGCCCAAAGCCTCATAAATGTATCGACAATTTCCGGAAAAGATATTTCTATTGATCTCAGGAAACAAAAGCCTGATATAAAGTTCAAAATAAAACTTCTGCCTGAGGATGTTCCAGCCGCTAAAAAAATTGAACTTGTGCGTCTTGCAAATAAGACTGCACGTAATTTTGATAAACGGATAAGGCAGGTAATAACCGTTTACAGAGACATTGTACAGAAAGTTCAGATAGCTCATCTTTACGGGTCTTCAAAAGATGCCTTTATAGCAGAAGATGAAAGAATATATACCACGGTATTCGTGAATGTAATAGCATCTGACAATGGGATAGTGCAGACAGGCTATGAACCTGCAGGAGGTCTTATAGGATTTGAACTGTTTGAGAAGGTAAATATTGAAGAACTCGCTTTAACAGCAGCTAAACGAGCGATCAGAATGCTTACCTCCAAAAGAGCTTCTGGAGGAAGAATGCCTGTTGTAATATCATCCGAGGCCGGCGGGACAATGATTCATGAAGCAATAGGACACGGACTGGAGGCTGATCTTGCACAACAGGGACTGTCTGTTTATTCAGATAAATTAGGAAATCATGTAGCATCCACT
This window harbors:
- a CDS encoding YebC/PmpR family DNA-binding transcriptional regulator, translating into MSGHSKWSQIKHKKANTDSKRGKAFTKIVKEITIAARLGGGDADGNPRLRLAIEKAKEVNMPHDNVKRAIMKGTGELPGVSYEEFIYEGYGPSGVAMIIEVMTDNKNRTVPEIRHIMSKYGGSIGETGCVSWMFEKKGYILVNKSKASEDNLMSAALDTGAEDMKNDPQEENYEVITAPEDMNTVKKAIEKEKILIESAEVTMLPKNYVVLEEKSAEQMLKLMDLLEDHDDVQNVYANFDIPDEIAEKMEK
- a CDS encoding sigma-54 dependent transcriptional regulator, which translates into the protein METILIVEDKESMSEMLNETLKSEGYKTIIASDGSEGIKKIKEERIDLVLTDLKLPKKSGIEILKSAKEENPFLPVIVMTAYGSVETAVTAMKEGAFDFITKPFDTDHLLLLIKRSLETQRLMTENMLLKEEFSLKLGHKRIIGKSQNIVDIAQHIQKVAPSKTTVLVLGESGTGKELFARAIHNLSPRIEYPFVPINCSAIPRELIESELFGHEKGSFTGADYKKIGKFELADKGTIFLDEIGEMDISLQAKILRVLQEGEIERIGGLKSIKIDVRIIAASNKDLEKCVNEKTFREDLFYRLSVFPVKIPPLRERSEDIPLLVDFFIKKYCVELKKTLKNISGEALDMLVKYVWKGNIRELENTIERAIILCDGKTVMPEHISLNPIPLDARLANLPMSGTLEETSKEATRIAETERITKALKETNGNKTKAAEILKVSYKTLLTKIKDYNIV
- the mtnP gene encoding S-methyl-5'-thioadenosine phosphorylase translates to MIGVIGGSGVHEIKGIIIKDSKKISTPYGEPSDLYRIGEISGVELVFLPRHGTSHHIAPHKINYRANLWGFKELGAERIISVNAVGGINPDMSPGDIVVLSQIIDMTSGRESTFYDKEEIIHVDFTEPYCLEMRGAIKDAGEKTKIPIKPGATYMCSNGPRLETAAEIRAFSILGSDVIGMTGMPEAVLARELGICFSGIAVITNYAAGISKKTLTTKEVVDTMQASSEKVKKILKEAVSLIPKKRNCRCKDALKDAKM
- a CDS encoding TldD/PmbA family protein, encoding MRKIFGSSKTFFDVIIVFQKVIIMLDNDLLLKILKKTLSCGGEYADVFVENRKPVSIQLEDNKIDKIFSGQDSGAGIRLILKGKTYYAYTNEMSEKTLMELAQSLINVSTISGKDISIDLRKQKPDIKFKIKLLPEDVPAAKKIELVRLANKTARNFDKRIRQVITVYRDIVQKVQIAHLYGSSKDAFIAEDERIYTTVFVNVIASDNGIVQTGYEPAGGLIGFELFEKVNIEELALTAAKRAIRMLTSKRASGGRMPVVISSEAGGTMIHEAIGHGLEADLAQQGLSVYSDKLGNHVASTFITVIDDSTLPNKRGSFRFDDEGSQSQSTVLVKEGVLVNYMHDRLTAMHDKTVSTGNGRRESYHNRPIPRMTNTFIAPGKSDPEDILKSTSKGLLVKKMGGGQVNTVNGDFVFDVQEGYVIENGMIGEPVRGATLTGNGPEILKSIDMVGTDLGFSIGTCGKDNQGVPVGDAMPTLRIPEIVVGGEV